A genomic segment from Salvia splendens isolate huo1 chromosome 13, SspV2, whole genome shotgun sequence encodes:
- the LOC121760479 gene encoding uncharacterized protein LOC121760479 has translation MEAYDSFSSYKERMKAYHDKMTSPRELILGDVVLLHYSRLSLFPRKLRSKWTGPYMIKKIYDSWMVELLAPDGTLFQANGHHVKKFYSSEKVIEENEVALDEPPKE, from the coding sequence ATGGAAGCATACGATAGCTTTTCTTCCTACAAAGAGAGGATGAAAGCTTACCATGACAAAATGACCAGTCCAAGAGAACTCATATTGGGGGATGTTGTTTTGTTGCACTATTCGAGACTCTCCCTTTTCCCCAGAAAGTTGAGGTCCAAATGGACCGGCCCCTACATGATCAAGAAAATCTATGATAGTTGGATGGTTGAGTTATTAGCCCCGGATGGAACGTTGTTTCAAGCCAATGGCCACCATGTGAAGAAATTCTAtagctcggaaaaggttatagAAGAGAATGAAGTGGCACTAGATGAACCTCCTAAGGAGTAA